A single Glycine soja cultivar W05 chromosome 14, ASM419377v2, whole genome shotgun sequence DNA region contains:
- the LOC114383530 gene encoding vesicle transport protein GOT1-like: MVSFEMNDQKKIGLGLTGFGIFFSFLGIIFFFDKGLLVMGNILFVSGVSITIGLKSTMQFFMKRSNFKGTISFGVGFFILIMGWPILGMIVEAYGFIVLFSGFWPTLAVFLQKIPVLGWLFQQPFIRSLFDRYRGKRMPV, encoded by the exons ATGGTTTCCTTTGAGATGAATGATCAAAAGA AGATTGGATTAGGATTAACTGGCTTTGGTATATTTTTCTCATTCCTTGGAATTATCTTCTTCTTCGACAAGGGATTGCTAGTCATGGGAAAT ATCCTGTTTGTTTCTGGAGTGTCCATAACCATTGGGCTAAAATCCACTATGCAATTCTTCATGAAACGAAGTAATTTCAAG GGAACAATCTCATTTGGTGTTGGGTTCTTTATTCTCATCATGGGATGGCCTATTTTGGGCATGATTGTTGAGGCTTACGGGTTCATCGTACTATTCAG TGGTTTCTGGCCTACACTGGCTGTTTTCTTACAGAAGATTCCTGTTCTTGGTTGGTTGTTTCAACAACCATTTATTCGATCG TTGTTTGACCGCTATAGAGGCAAGCGAATGCCCGTGTAA